The proteins below are encoded in one region of Rubripirellula reticaptiva:
- a CDS encoding alpha-L-fucosidase — MRSFVIASILLVSAWVNAESPHLATLPHPGVQPAVEQIDGVIQAGPFAADWDSLSKYEIPQWYKDAKFGIFIHWGAYSVPAFGSEWYPRQMYINLDRRGDNFFKHHIDTYGPQKTFGYKDFIPSFKADKFDAKEWAKLFKETGAKYVIPVAEHHDGFPMYDCSFTRWNASEMGPKRDVIQELSDSVRGEGMKFGVSSHRAFNWMFYVRNEAYDNADPQYADLYGRPMPFLFQDNAWDYQNFFPPQDQQFKDDWLARSCELVDKYKPDVFWFDFGITPDRKLTYENNHYADHLKKFASYYYNASSKWSDGLGIINYKFDAFPENAAVLDKERSKMAEIRKPFWQTDTAVSASSWGYTENQRYKTPDRLVDDLVDIVSKNGCLLLNVGPRADGTIPEEDQAILKAIGGWLKINGEAIYDTTYWKTFGEGSTTVSTGHVSESKDKPFTSDDLRFTAKGDTLYVTGLAWPESNEVTVKTLASGSEHYAGEIGSVTMLGSKETLEWNRTEDGLKVKLPSVKPSEFAYVLKVTQ, encoded by the coding sequence ATGAGAAGCTTTGTAATCGCAAGTATCTTGCTTGTTTCGGCTTGGGTAAACGCCGAGTCACCGCATCTGGCAACATTGCCTCATCCGGGCGTCCAGCCCGCCGTTGAGCAGATCGACGGTGTGATCCAAGCGGGGCCGTTTGCCGCCGATTGGGATTCGTTGTCGAAGTATGAAATTCCACAGTGGTACAAGGACGCCAAGTTCGGCATCTTCATTCACTGGGGGGCCTACAGCGTTCCGGCGTTTGGCAGCGAGTGGTATCCGCGGCAGATGTACATCAATCTTGATCGTCGCGGAGACAACTTTTTCAAGCACCACATCGATACCTACGGACCACAAAAAACGTTTGGTTACAAAGACTTCATTCCGTCCTTCAAAGCCGACAAGTTTGATGCTAAAGAGTGGGCCAAACTGTTCAAAGAGACGGGGGCCAAGTATGTAATCCCGGTTGCCGAGCACCACGACGGTTTTCCCATGTACGACTGCTCGTTTACTCGGTGGAACGCCAGCGAGATGGGACCGAAACGCGATGTGATCCAAGAACTGTCGGATTCGGTTCGTGGCGAAGGAATGAAGTTTGGCGTCAGCAGTCACCGTGCCTTCAATTGGATGTTTTACGTACGAAACGAAGCGTACGACAACGCGGATCCCCAGTATGCCGACCTGTACGGGCGTCCGATGCCGTTTTTGTTCCAAGACAATGCTTGGGATTATCAGAACTTCTTTCCACCTCAGGACCAACAGTTCAAGGACGATTGGTTGGCTCGGTCGTGCGAGTTGGTCGACAAGTACAAGCCAGACGTGTTCTGGTTCGACTTTGGAATCACTCCGGATCGAAAACTGACGTATGAGAACAACCACTATGCCGATCACCTGAAGAAGTTCGCATCTTACTACTACAATGCGTCTTCGAAGTGGTCCGATGGGCTCGGCATCATCAACTACAAGTTTGATGCGTTCCCCGAGAACGCTGCGGTCTTGGATAAAGAACGCTCGAAGATGGCGGAAATCCGTAAGCCTTTCTGGCAAACCGATACTGCGGTAAGTGCGAGTTCATGGGGCTACACCGAAAACCAGCGTTACAAGACTCCTGATCGTTTGGTCGACGATTTGGTCGACATCGTCAGCAAGAATGGATGTCTGCTGTTGAACGTAGGTCCGCGAGCTGACGGAACGATCCCGGAAGAAGATCAAGCGATCCTAAAAGCGATTGGCGGATGGTTGAAGATCAACGGTGAAGCGATTTACGACACGACTTATTGGAAGACCTTCGGCGAAGGATCGACGACGGTTTCAACCGGTCATGTCTCGGAGTCCAAGGATAAACCGTTCACATCCGACGACTTGCGATTCACCGCAAAGGGCGACACGCTTTACGTAACCGGCCTCGCCTGGCCCGAAAGCAACGAAGTGACTGTCAAAACGCTGGCGAGCGGCTCCGAGCACTATGCTGGCGAGATCGGCTCGGTCACGATGCTTGGCTCAAAGGAAACTTTAGAGTGGAATCGGACTGAGGATGGATTGAAGGTTAAGCTGCCGAGCGTCAAACCGTCCGAGTTTGCGTATGTCTTGAAGGTCACTCAGTAG
- a CDS encoding aldo/keto reductase, whose protein sequence is MPLRTTTSPSTVGKPVLQLPRIVFGTSALGNLYQAIDDTAKREIVSQWFENVPDVVAADSAGKYGAGLALESMAKALSDLAINPDRILISNKLGWRRVPMRTPEPTFEPGAWVDLKHDAVQDISYDGILRCYHQGCELLAPYRPQMVSVHDPDEYLAGAVDDADREKRWDDVVGAYQALTELRERGEVSAIGVGSKDWKTSMRLTNECKLDWVMLATSLTIYTHPPELLAFVRSLYERGIPVINSAVFHAGFLTGGAFFDYRKVTGESAEDQELIHWRTRFYEVCDRYSVRPAEACVAFGMSPPGVVATALNSSRPGRIAENVHLCRATQCNEFWLAMKDAKLIDRSYPYLGTV, encoded by the coding sequence ATGCCATTGAGAACGACCACCTCTCCTTCGACGGTAGGGAAGCCTGTTTTGCAGCTTCCTCGGATCGTGTTTGGCACTAGCGCGCTGGGGAATCTGTATCAAGCGATCGATGACACTGCGAAACGAGAGATCGTTTCGCAGTGGTTCGAAAACGTCCCGGATGTTGTCGCTGCTGATTCGGCGGGGAAATACGGTGCGGGGCTGGCGCTGGAATCGATGGCAAAGGCGCTTTCGGATTTGGCAATTAACCCAGACCGGATTCTGATCAGCAACAAGTTGGGCTGGCGGCGTGTGCCGATGCGGACTCCCGAGCCAACGTTCGAACCGGGGGCGTGGGTCGATCTGAAACATGATGCCGTCCAAGACATCAGTTACGATGGGATTCTGCGATGCTACCACCAAGGTTGCGAACTTCTTGCGCCGTACCGACCCCAGATGGTGTCAGTTCATGATCCCGACGAATACCTTGCCGGAGCCGTCGACGATGCGGATCGCGAAAAGAGGTGGGACGACGTCGTCGGCGCGTATCAGGCTTTGACCGAATTGCGAGAGCGTGGTGAAGTGTCGGCAATTGGCGTCGGTTCCAAAGATTGGAAAACGTCGATGCGATTGACCAACGAGTGCAAACTTGACTGGGTGATGTTAGCGACCAGCTTGACGATCTATACGCATCCGCCGGAACTGTTGGCGTTTGTGCGGTCACTTTACGAGCGGGGGATTCCAGTCATCAATTCCGCGGTTTTCCACGCTGGATTTTTGACCGGCGGTGCCTTTTTTGACTACCGAAAGGTGACGGGCGAGTCGGCGGAAGATCAAGAACTGATCCATTGGCGGACTCGCTTTTACGAAGTCTGCGACCGTTACTCGGTCCGCCCCGCAGAGGCTTGCGTCGCCTTTGGCATGTCGCCGCCGGGCGTTGTCGCAACAGCGCTCAATAGCAGTCGCCCAGGTCGTATCGCTGAGAACGTTCATCTATGCAGAGCCACTCAATGCAACGAATTTTGGCTTGCGATGAAAGATGCAAAGCTGATCGACCGCAGCTATCCGTATCTGGGAACTGTCTGA
- a CDS encoding DUF3748 domain-containing protein, with the protein MAHSLVGYWEHNKMDDAEGTERQLTSGTTNHILSNANVWSSDGQWIYYDVRSDAAGSEFDGTRIERIHVATGEVEVIYRSWHQACVGVVTANPVANEVVFIHGPENPTADWRYSASHRRGVIVRPSHRDAASNKATTVDARDLTPPFTPGALRGGSHVHTFSPDGKWIAFTYEDHVLASQGDVGAHQRNRRAIGISIPADNFAGGMVSVPKSHDRSHDGSHFSVVVTELHDHPRPGSDEICRAIEDAWIGIDGYVHSNGTCQRRAIAFQGEVVTENNSVIREVFVVDLPDDPTRTGKGPLEGTATTRPMPPAGVVQRRLTYTANHKFPGIEGPRHWLRSSPDGSQIVFLKRDDSGVVQLWTVNPSDGQTTMLTKNQHDIASAFTFSPNGRWISHVMDASVCVTNTETGDTKRLTSPSRDETTPRPEACVFSTDGQKIAYIRRLPVKTADGSLRSFNEIFLCHFTTH; encoded by the coding sequence GTGGCCCATTCACTCGTCGGGTACTGGGAGCACAACAAAATGGATGACGCCGAAGGCACCGAGCGGCAATTGACGTCCGGGACGACCAACCACATTTTGTCCAACGCAAATGTTTGGTCGTCGGACGGGCAATGGATCTACTATGACGTGCGGAGCGACGCGGCGGGTTCAGAATTTGACGGCACTCGAATCGAACGCATCCACGTTGCAACGGGCGAGGTTGAAGTCATCTATCGGTCTTGGCACCAGGCGTGTGTTGGTGTGGTGACGGCAAACCCAGTGGCGAATGAAGTCGTATTCATTCACGGTCCAGAGAACCCCACGGCCGATTGGCGTTACAGCGCCTCGCACCGGCGCGGCGTCATCGTGCGTCCAAGCCATCGGGATGCCGCGAGCAACAAGGCAACCACTGTCGACGCTCGGGATCTGACGCCGCCGTTTACCCCTGGGGCCCTACGCGGCGGCAGTCACGTCCATACGTTCTCACCGGATGGAAAATGGATCGCATTTACCTACGAAGACCATGTGCTGGCTAGCCAAGGTGACGTCGGCGCGCACCAGCGGAACCGACGCGCTATTGGCATAAGCATTCCAGCCGACAATTTTGCCGGCGGCATGGTTTCGGTCCCAAAGTCGCATGATCGCAGCCATGACGGCTCGCACTTTTCAGTGGTTGTAACCGAACTTCATGATCATCCACGACCAGGTTCCGACGAAATCTGCCGTGCCATCGAAGATGCTTGGATCGGTATCGATGGCTACGTTCACAGCAACGGAACTTGTCAACGCCGTGCGATCGCATTTCAAGGCGAAGTCGTCACCGAAAATAATTCCGTGATCCGCGAAGTATTCGTGGTCGACTTGCCTGACGACCCAACTCGCACCGGCAAAGGGCCACTTGAAGGAACCGCGACCACTCGGCCGATGCCACCCGCTGGTGTCGTCCAGCGCAGACTGACTTATACGGCCAATCACAAATTTCCGGGAATCGAGGGGCCACGCCACTGGCTGCGCAGTTCACCAGACGGCAGTCAGATCGTTTTTCTAAAACGCGATGACAGCGGCGTGGTTCAGCTTTGGACGGTCAACCCAAGCGACGGGCAAACAACGATGCTGACAAAGAACCAACACGACATTGCGTCGGCGTTCACGTTCAGCCCCAACGGCCGATGGATCTCGCATGTGATGGACGCCAGCGTATGTGTTACCAACACTGAAACCGGTGACACGAAGCGGCTGACGTCGCCAAGTCGCGATGAAACGACGCCGCGGCCCGAAGCATGTGTCTTTTCTACGGACGGACAAAAGATCGCTTACATTCGACGACTTCCCGTTAAAACAGCGGATGGCTCGCTCCGCAGCTTCAATGAAATATTCTTGTGCCATTTCACCACCCACTAG
- a CDS encoding AraC family transcriptional regulator, with amino-acid sequence MKSKSEADPEFVSDQVSQARRYYLNLKPPESAPLTVVCGGVERMRTDYVINRDRFPYFGIELVTEGRGELMLDGESFTLSPGNVFAYGPKTAHRIANQAPSRMRKFYVDFVGQEAFQLASDAGLMDSCPLRVTRMHELVEVFEMLDREARADSDTAGEVCNQLLRLLLIKIRQCCLADSPMMPRAYATYERVRQHIESEYLRLHTIEEVASECDVTPIHLSRLFRRFGGVGAYRYLLRIKMNHAAEMLLEERLLIKEVAERMGFSDAFQFSRAFKRVYGIPPKQLIQSSSDVAKPDSPKDEATTDLDDEKNEST; translated from the coding sequence ATGAAATCCAAATCCGAGGCTGATCCTGAATTTGTATCTGACCAAGTCTCACAGGCTCGACGATACTATCTGAACCTGAAACCACCTGAATCTGCGCCGCTGACCGTTGTTTGCGGAGGCGTCGAGCGGATGCGGACCGATTACGTGATCAATCGAGATAGGTTCCCCTATTTCGGAATCGAGTTGGTGACCGAAGGACGCGGCGAGTTGATGTTGGACGGTGAGTCGTTCACGTTGTCGCCAGGGAACGTGTTCGCCTACGGCCCCAAAACAGCGCACCGGATCGCCAACCAGGCGCCCAGCCGAATGCGAAAGTTCTACGTCGACTTTGTGGGGCAAGAAGCGTTTCAACTCGCGAGCGATGCGGGCTTGATGGATTCATGCCCCTTGCGAGTGACACGAATGCACGAGTTGGTCGAAGTTTTCGAGATGCTTGACCGCGAAGCTCGTGCAGACAGCGATACGGCAGGCGAAGTCTGTAACCAGTTGCTGCGATTACTGCTGATTAAGATTCGGCAGTGTTGTCTAGCCGACAGCCCCATGATGCCGCGTGCGTACGCGACGTATGAACGAGTGCGACAACACATTGAATCAGAGTACCTGCGTCTCCATACGATCGAAGAAGTCGCATCGGAATGCGACGTAACGCCCATTCACTTGTCGCGACTATTTCGTCGGTTCGGCGGCGTCGGTGCGTATCGATACCTGCTGAGAATTAAGATGAACCATGCCGCCGAGATGTTGTTGGAAGAACGGTTACTGATCAAAGAGGTCGCTGAACGAATGGGCTTCTCCGACGCCTTCCAGTTTTCGCGTGCCTTTAAACGCGTCTACGGAATTCCGCCAAAGCAATTGATTCAGTCTAGCAGTGACGTGGCGAAACCCGATTCGCCGAAGGACGAAGCAACAACAGATCTCGACGACGAAAAGAACGAATCGACATAG
- a CDS encoding c-type heme family protein has translation MTVGNAVAFADDVQGKSGTTESETSKPAIAAPANVDEARDRSKLVHEIFRGTLQVVHRDLFDEDNGFAIPSRSLEDVFSELARSYDVDLKWLIVNADVLNIDHVAETDFEKQAVKVLAKGQPALEQVTENRFHYAGAITLHSQCLKCHVKRRTSNENRTAGLLISMPIAPDSSAP, from the coding sequence ATGACAGTTGGAAACGCTGTAGCGTTTGCTGATGATGTGCAGGGGAAATCAGGTACGACCGAGTCTGAGACGAGTAAGCCTGCGATTGCTGCGCCCGCCAATGTTGACGAAGCTCGCGACCGATCGAAACTGGTACACGAGATCTTTCGAGGGACATTGCAGGTGGTCCATCGTGACTTGTTCGACGAGGACAACGGTTTTGCGATCCCATCTCGTTCGCTCGAAGACGTCTTCTCGGAACTTGCTCGCAGCTACGACGTCGACTTGAAGTGGCTGATCGTCAATGCCGACGTCTTGAACATCGATCACGTCGCGGAAACCGATTTTGAAAAGCAGGCCGTCAAAGTGTTGGCCAAGGGGCAACCAGCGCTGGAGCAAGTGACTGAAAATCGGTTTCATTATGCCGGCGCGATCACATTGCATTCGCAATGCTTGAAGTGCCACGTCAAACGCCGCACGAGTAACGAGAATCGTACCGCAGGACTATTGATCTCGATGCCGATTGCGCCGGATTCATCGGCACCGTGA
- a CDS encoding DUF1697 domain-containing protein, whose protein sequence is MQTWIALFRGINVGGNNALPMASLKRILESLKCVSVRTYIQSGNVVFQSSQTNTAAFVKKIRAAVGAEHGFEPHVLVLSRADLQAADAANPFADAIAEPKTLHFFFLQSLAASRNTVLLDQTKTNSEAYAFTDRVFYLHTPDGFGQSKLAKKAEKILGVTATARNYRTVEKLLAMADADSSD, encoded by the coding sequence ATGCAAACTTGGATTGCCCTCTTTCGCGGGATCAACGTTGGCGGAAACAATGCGTTGCCGATGGCGAGCCTAAAACGAATACTCGAGTCGCTGAAGTGCGTGAGCGTTCGCACCTACATCCAAAGCGGAAACGTCGTTTTCCAGTCCAGCCAGACCAACACCGCAGCATTTGTCAAAAAGATTCGAGCGGCGGTCGGCGCCGAGCACGGCTTCGAGCCCCACGTACTAGTTCTGTCGCGCGCGGATCTGCAAGCTGCCGATGCCGCAAATCCTTTCGCCGACGCGATTGCTGAACCGAAGACCTTACATTTTTTCTTCCTGCAGTCGCTCGCCGCATCGCGAAACACGGTTTTGCTTGACCAAACAAAAACCAATTCCGAAGCATATGCGTTCACCGATCGAGTCTTCTACCTGCACACTCCTGATGGATTTGGGCAATCCAAGTTAGCCAAGAAAGCTGAAAAGATCCTTGGCGTCACAGCAACCGCTCGCAACTACCGGACCGTCGAGAAACTGCTGGCGATGGCAGATGCAGATAGCTCAGATTGA
- a CDS encoding polyphosphate kinase 2 family protein — translation MDFIKRHRVEPGKAAKLKSISTDDTGDVKNKAEAKEITADLTKEIRDLQYRMFVEQKQSLLVVLQAPDAAGKDGLIRKVLGQMNPQGCRTYPFKVPSEIERAHDFLWRIHKCTPAKGMVSIFNRSHYEDVLVVRVEDLVPKSVWSKRYNIINQFESNLAAAGTRILKFYLHISPAEQLERFKKRLDNPDKHWKLNAGDYTARDKWDAYRESYEDAIEKCNSDESPWFVIPADNKWYRDASVAGIVHQTLTDMNPQMPPVDVDLDEIRALYDREIADQQE, via the coding sequence TTGGATTTCATCAAACGACACCGCGTTGAGCCAGGAAAGGCCGCCAAGTTGAAGTCGATTTCGACAGACGACACAGGCGACGTTAAGAACAAGGCGGAAGCCAAGGAGATCACCGCTGATCTGACCAAGGAGATCCGTGACCTTCAGTACCGGATGTTTGTCGAACAGAAGCAATCGTTGTTGGTTGTTTTGCAGGCACCCGACGCGGCTGGCAAAGATGGTTTGATCCGAAAAGTTCTTGGCCAGATGAACCCACAGGGATGCCGAACCTATCCTTTCAAAGTGCCGTCCGAAATCGAACGGGCTCATGACTTCTTGTGGCGTATCCATAAGTGCACGCCGGCAAAGGGGATGGTGTCGATCTTCAATCGGTCGCACTATGAAGATGTCTTGGTGGTTCGTGTCGAAGACTTGGTTCCGAAAAGCGTATGGAGCAAACGATACAACATCATCAATCAATTCGAATCTAACTTGGCTGCCGCAGGCACTCGGATTCTGAAGTTTTATTTGCACATTAGTCCGGCTGAGCAGTTAGAGCGATTTAAGAAACGGCTCGATAACCCGGACAAACACTGGAAGCTGAACGCCGGCGACTACACCGCGCGAGACAAATGGGACGCGTATCGCGAGTCCTATGAAGACGCTATTGAAAAGTGTAATTCGGACGAGTCGCCATGGTTCGTGATCCCTGCGGACAACAAGTGGTACCGTGACGCTTCGGTTGCCGGGATCGTGCATCAAACGTTGACCGACATGAACCCTCAAATGCCGCCGGTCGATGTCGACTTGGATGAAATCCGAGCGTTGTATGATCGTGAAATCGCAGACCAACAAGAGTAG
- a CDS encoding sugar MFS transporter, giving the protein MAETPQDDGAYNDPSLNQSGKAHEVIPKQYLMAFVLTTCCFALWGFANDITNPLVKVFKEVFQISNTQSSLVQFAFYGGYFTMALPAAMFIRKFSYKGAIMIGFALYAVGALLSIPASLNANFWIFIAGFYVLTFGLAFLETSCNPYILAMGPPETATQRLNLAQAFNPIGSLTGMIIASTIIAPNLEVGDFRSKMESKSAEVVTYVTADYPEGLPDFDQEFGALDGAVSKGLANMKSKTPETFLAMQQHDLGVVRTPYVVIAAVVLGFLALFAFTKMPTFAQEVPDAPMGELAGRLLGKAHYREGVIAQAFYVGAQITCWTFIIHYGMEQVGLSLAEAQTWNIAAMVIFLVSRFVCTFLLKYVSPGKLLAALSIVAIAFTFGAITLPGKTGLCCLVLISACMSLMFPTIYGIALKGLPAEEAKLGSAGLIMAIVGGALLPLLQGKFIDELGVRNSFYLPLVCFVVIAIFGVRTFMRYEKESAVA; this is encoded by the coding sequence ATGGCGGAAACACCTCAAGACGACGGTGCTTACAACGATCCGAGCCTGAATCAATCGGGCAAAGCTCACGAAGTGATCCCCAAGCAATACTTGATGGCCTTTGTGCTGACGACATGCTGCTTTGCACTTTGGGGGTTCGCCAACGACATCACCAATCCGCTGGTGAAGGTGTTTAAAGAAGTCTTTCAGATCAGCAATACGCAAAGTTCGCTTGTGCAGTTTGCATTCTATGGCGGCTACTTCACCATGGCGCTTCCCGCAGCAATGTTCATCCGTAAATTTTCGTACAAGGGTGCGATCATGATCGGATTCGCGCTGTACGCAGTCGGCGCGTTGCTTAGCATCCCGGCCAGTCTCAATGCGAACTTTTGGATTTTTATTGCTGGATTTTACGTTTTGACGTTCGGGCTGGCGTTTCTGGAAACCAGTTGTAATCCCTACATCCTGGCGATGGGGCCACCCGAAACGGCGACCCAGCGTTTGAACCTTGCTCAGGCGTTCAACCCAATCGGCTCACTCACCGGAATGATCATCGCTTCAACGATCATCGCGCCGAACCTTGAGGTCGGTGACTTTCGGTCCAAGATGGAATCGAAGTCGGCCGAAGTGGTCACGTACGTTACAGCAGACTATCCCGAAGGCTTGCCAGATTTCGACCAAGAGTTTGGTGCTCTTGATGGTGCGGTCAGCAAAGGATTGGCAAACATGAAGAGCAAAACGCCCGAAACTTTTCTGGCGATGCAGCAGCACGATCTCGGTGTCGTGCGCACGCCCTATGTCGTGATCGCGGCAGTCGTGCTGGGCTTCCTAGCCTTGTTTGCATTCACCAAAATGCCAACCTTTGCGCAAGAAGTGCCCGATGCGCCGATGGGGGAATTGGCTGGTCGACTGCTCGGCAAAGCACACTACCGCGAAGGCGTCATTGCTCAGGCGTTTTATGTTGGAGCACAAATTACCTGCTGGACTTTCATCATTCACTACGGAATGGAGCAAGTCGGTTTGTCGTTGGCCGAAGCCCAAACGTGGAATATCGCGGCAATGGTAATCTTCTTGGTCAGCCGCTTTGTTTGCACGTTCCTGTTGAAGTACGTAAGCCCTGGGAAATTGCTGGCGGCGCTTTCGATTGTTGCGATCGCGTTCACTTTTGGTGCAATCACGTTGCCTGGCAAAACAGGCCTGTGCTGTTTGGTACTGATTTCCGCATGCATGTCACTGATGTTTCCGACGATTTATGGCATCGCGCTGAAAGGACTGCCTGCTGAAGAAGCCAAACTCGGTTCAGCTGGCTTGATCATGGCGATCGTCGGCGGTGCTCTGCTGCCGTTGCTTCAGGGCAAGTTCATTGACGAGCTTGGCGTGCGAAACTCGTTCTACTTGCCACTGGTCTGCTTCGTGGTGATTGCAATCTTTGGTGTTCGCACCTTTATGCGATACGAGAAAGAATCGGCTGTTGCTTAG
- a CDS encoding DUF3565 domain-containing protein: MKRPIIGYHTDEESHWVAELQCGHNQHVRHDPPWMNRHWVTTPSGRRSLIGHELDCKKCNEGAVRDFEFASIESEVRTIPRQFQE, translated from the coding sequence ATGAAACGTCCAATTATCGGATATCACACTGACGAAGAATCGCACTGGGTTGCCGAACTGCAGTGCGGTCATAACCAACATGTTCGTCACGACCCGCCCTGGATGAACCGGCATTGGGTGACGACACCAAGTGGTCGGCGGTCGTTGATTGGCCATGAACTGGACTGCAAGAAATGCAACGAAGGAGCGGTGCGGGACTTTGAATTTGCAAGTATCGAAAGCGAAGTCCGTACGATCCCTCGGCAATTTCAAGAATGA
- a CDS encoding RrF2 family transcriptional regulator: MLSKTAEYSLRAVACLAEKLGTPLSADHLAEQTKVPRRYLTRVLQDLAAAGMVRSRPGPGGGYELSILPEELTILDVVNTVSPIQRIHICPLGLKSHSKLCPLHAELDKAYAATEKSFANVTIRQLVDSTSPIIPLCESV, from the coding sequence ATGCTTTCAAAAACCGCCGAGTACTCATTGCGCGCTGTCGCATGCTTGGCGGAAAAACTTGGAACACCTTTATCGGCGGACCACCTCGCGGAACAGACGAAGGTTCCTCGGCGGTATTTGACTCGAGTTCTGCAAGATCTTGCGGCGGCCGGGATGGTCCGGTCTCGTCCAGGACCGGGCGGCGGGTATGAGCTTTCTATTTTGCCTGAAGAGCTGACGATCCTTGACGTCGTCAACACGGTCTCGCCCATCCAACGAATTCACATTTGCCCGCTCGGATTGAAGTCTCATTCGAAACTTTGCCCGTTGCATGCCGAGCTGGATAAAGCTTACGCCGCAACTGAAAAATCGTTTGCCAACGTCACGATTCGGCAACTTGTCGATTCGACAAGTCCGATCATTCCTCTTTGTGAAAGTGTCTAG
- a CDS encoding tagaturonate epimerase family protein — translation MLILEKYTFGVGDRFAHQAAAQLRAFVQLADAGVDVTPVWNKSNREHTFVGSKPQSVYDAGKAAVEKLGWGKPWHVDADHIQLKTVDPFLPCSDFFTIDVADSIGKPAPADEVTAFVDRHPELVGTLKLAGLSAPLEVTRADVQKVAEQYLLAVKEAGEIYRYIAAAKGADNVAAEVSMDETDTPQTPPELLIILAALSDEEIPVQTIAPKFTGRFNKGVDYVGDLDQFKREFNDDVAVLAHAVKAYGLPETLKLSVHSGSDKFSLYPIIRECLQRTGAGLHLKTAGTTWLEEIIGLAEAGGDGLALAKEIYAYALEHVEEFCAPYASVIDIDQSKLPSAEEVNGWSGPRMASAIRHIQDNEHFNAHMRQLLHVSFKVAAKHGARYTDMLTANEEIVGNEVTKNIYDRHLRPLFIGS, via the coding sequence ATGCTCATACTTGAAAAATACACCTTTGGCGTCGGTGATCGTTTTGCCCATCAAGCTGCTGCTCAATTGCGCGCTTTTGTGCAGCTCGCCGACGCGGGTGTTGACGTTACCCCAGTTTGGAACAAGTCAAACCGTGAGCACACCTTCGTCGGGTCAAAACCGCAAAGCGTGTACGACGCGGGCAAAGCGGCAGTCGAAAAATTAGGTTGGGGCAAGCCATGGCATGTCGACGCGGACCACATCCAACTGAAAACCGTTGACCCGTTTTTGCCGTGTAGCGACTTTTTCACCATCGACGTTGCAGATTCGATCGGCAAGCCAGCCCCAGCAGACGAAGTTACGGCGTTTGTGGATCGTCATCCAGAACTTGTCGGCACGCTGAAGTTGGCCGGCCTTTCAGCGCCGCTAGAAGTGACTCGTGCGGATGTTCAAAAAGTGGCCGAACAGTATCTGCTTGCGGTGAAAGAAGCAGGAGAAATTTATCGTTACATTGCCGCCGCCAAGGGTGCCGACAACGTCGCCGCAGAAGTTTCGATGGACGAGACCGACACGCCTCAGACGCCTCCAGAATTACTGATTATCTTGGCGGCTCTTTCGGACGAGGAGATTCCGGTGCAAACGATTGCACCAAAGTTCACTGGCCGTTTCAACAAGGGCGTCGATTATGTCGGTGACTTGGATCAGTTCAAGCGAGAATTCAACGACGATGTTGCCGTGCTTGCTCACGCCGTCAAGGCATACGGGTTGCCCGAAACATTGAAGCTAAGCGTTCACTCGGGCAGCGACAAGTTCAGCCTGTATCCGATCATTCGCGAGTGCTTGCAGCGGACCGGTGCCGGGCTTCACTTGAAGACAGCTGGCACGACGTGGTTGGAAGAAATCATCGGCTTGGCCGAAGCAGGCGGCGACGGATTGGCGTTGGCAAAAGAAATCTATGCCTACGCGTTAGAACACGTCGAAGAGTTCTGTGCTCCCTACGCTAGCGTGATCGACATCGACCAAAGCAAGTTGCCATCGGCCGAGGAAGTAAACGGCTGGTCGGGGCCTCGCATGGCGAGCGCCATTCGGCACATTCAAGACAACGAGCACTTCAACGCTCATATGCGCCAATTGTTGCACGTCTCGTTCAAGGTCGCTGCAAAGCATGGCGCTCGGTACACCGACATGTTGACGGCGAATGAAGAAATCGTTGGCAACGAAGTCACCAAGAATATATACGATCGCCACCTGCGACCTCTATTCATCGGCAGCTAG